TTTCAAAGTTTAGCATAAATTTGACTCACTATCTACATTGTACGGTTtgtgtgtaactgtgtgtgtttgtgttgttacaGGACCAGTAGTTCGGTTGGTGTGTCGGCTCCGCCCCTCACAGCGCTCATCACTCCAGAACCCGTCCGTCACTGTCGTATTCCGGATCTTCCTCTGGACAGTAAACTGCTGTTTGAATCGTTGCTCTTCCTCTACCTGCTGGTGGCGCTTTTCGTACAATACATCAACATCTACAGGACATTGTGGTGGAGCTCATACAACCAGTCCACAGCTTCAACATCACTggtacacgcgcgcacacacacacacacacacatcactggtGCGCGCACACACATCACtggtgcacacacacgcacacacacacatcactggtacacgcgcacacacacacacatcactggtgcacacacacacacatcactggtgcacacacacatcactggtgcacacacacacacacacacacacacacacacacatcactggtacacgtgcacacacacacatcactggtgcacacacacatcactggtgcacacacacacacacacatacatcactggtgcacacacacacacatcactggtGCGCGCACACGCTGTGTTCTTCTGAGAAACAACAGAAGCTCTTTAATATTGATTTAATAGACACAGTAATAGTTGTGAATTGTTTTGCCCCTTCAAAGGGAAATTGTTGTTACAGCATGTAATAAAAACACTTATTCACCTTCACAAACATACATGTATTATATTGAATAAACCATTGGATGAATGTGATATAATTCACATAATACCAACAaagctgtaaaaaaacaaacaaaccatgtTACAGTGTTTATAAGTTACTCATTTACTCATCATACAGTCGGCGAATGATTGGGGGGGGGTCATCCACATGTTTCTATACATCAAATTTAGGAgagtaaagctgcgttcacactgtcaGCTACTCTgttgctgcatgtcgccagtggttGGCGGTTAGATCGCTAGTGTACGGAGAGTAACTTTCCTCCGTCTGTCCatcactgcaggagctgagagagagaaggatcacgtgagatctctcgtattggctgtcgctcccgaaagtcgctcttcatttgcataaagtgaaacatttctgaactttgttgcgtcgctggacacgcccacatccggtcactttcgctcgtgtcgccggaagtcgccagctgaggttgttttgtcactgcgtgtcgctggcagtgtgaacgcagcttcagAGTGGCGTCCTGTAAGGTCACATGACTCCTGTACATGATCTGTAACATGTGTCATGTGTGATACATACGATCTTTAATTATTCTTTCAAATAGAGTCGTTCCACACGGCAGGAACCTTCTGGAGATGCAAAGAGATTAGAGAAATGACTTGACTGATATCACACAGCTGACGAGAACATGTTTATTAATACTAACATGATCTAGTGTTTGAAACATAGAGCGACTTCAGGAACCTCTAACGGATCAAATGAACACATTTATTATCTGTTTTCAGCACATTCTTGTTCCTTTATGGAGTCAGATTTGACCTTCCTAATTTCCTGCAATCTTGGAGTGTTCCTTGATAAAACACTTGCTGCTTTAAGACACATCTCAAAGATTTAGTCAGCAAGCGCTCATTCATGTGATTTCTAGGATTTCATTAAAGTAAAAATAAGAACTGACTACAGCCGACTCATTTATTATCAGTCCATCAAACATCCTCGTATCAGGTGACTCTCTGTAGCTCACGCttatatgatgatgatgatgatgaagactaCATTCAGATAAGGGCAGTATTTAATGATGATGGTCCATTAAGTGCACACATCGACTGATGACCTCTATTGATTTGTGAACATCCCTCTCCTGATGTTAGAAGAAGAGTTCCGGAACAGTGACCAGAGACTGTCAGGCCAACAGTGGCATTGATTAGTCCATACATTCGATCGCCCCTGGGCACTGGATGTAAAAGAGCAGCGTGCACATTTTGctaaacgtctccttttgtgttccactgaagaaagacattctgcacacacacatcatcactgtgactcattctcaatgtcttaataataataatcatgtgATCTGATGTCTCTTCTGtgtgcagaattttcatttgatgGATGTTCATCTGGTGATCTTCATCACGGTGATGTTGGCCAGAAGACTCGTGTGGACCATCATCTCAGAGGTGCTCCAGACATGAACATACTTCTGTCATGATGCTTGTCATGTTTGTTGTTCAGCAGAATCTCATCTGTCCTTCATTCTGTCAGGATAATAGTcattaaagaaataatagtcttGTTTCTTTGAAGGAATGTTTGAAATTCTGTTCTGAACATTTAGTAAACATGTTTTATGTCCAGTTATTAGAATGATCGTTCATTTGATACTCCTGGAGATCTCTACAAACATTTCACTCATGTTTCAGTCCATCTGCATGAGCAGCATCAGAAGTGTGCACTTAACAGGGAACACTGGTCATGATGTATTTGCATGTGGCTTTgggtgtgtctgagtgtgtgcatgtgctgtgtgtgtgtgctgcgtgtgtgcgtgtgtctgagtgtgtgcatgtgctatgtgtgtgtgctgcgtgtgtctgagtgtgtgcatgtgctgtgtgtgtgctgcgtgtgtgtgtgtgtgagtgcaagaGGAAGTGTCTGTGAGGGGTTTTTGTGGTCTGTCACATACTCTCATCAGACCATCTTACacaaacacgtgtgtgtgtgtgtgtgtgtgtgtgttgcaggcgTCTCAGTCGAGTCCCGTCTCTCTCGTGCAGTATGTTCTTCTGATCGTGGTTCGGTTGAGTCTGTTGACTCTGTGCGGTTGGGTTCTCTGCTGGACTCTATTGAATCTCTTCAATGAATACTCTGTTCTGAATCTGCTCTTCCTCGGATACCCGTGAGTCTCAATAACATCATCAGATCAGATAATAAATGGAATATTCTGCTTCCAGTTCAGTTCTTTTAGTACTTCTATAATTGCTTGTCCTATATGCAAATGTAAACGATGCTGTTTTTGGGAACAGAGAAACATTGTATCATTTCAGTCTTTTTCATCACGTTTAATTCCGACTGTAATGTCTGTCGCAGTTCCAGTGTGGATCATGACTGCATCACGCGTCTCGTTGTTGTGTTGTTCATTATATTCTGTCCGTCCTCTCAGGTTTGGCGTGTATGTTCCTCTGTGCTGTTTCCATCACGAGGGTCGAGTGCCGCCCCCTCCGAGCGACTGCGGTTTCTCCGAGCAGGACGCGTCTGACGGTGCACTGATCCGCCCTAAAGACTTCCTCACGCTCCTGCGAGAGAACCTGCGTGAACAGTTCACGAGTCCCGCCCACATCCCCACCCACAGCTGCCCGCCATCACCTGAGCTCATCCGCAGCGAGATCGAGGATTTGAAGAGCGACTTTAACCGCCGCATTAAAGAAGTGCTCTTCAATTCGCTCTTCAGCGCGTACTATGTGGCCTTCCTGCCGCTCTGCTTCGTCAAGGTGAGTAAACCTGTCCTGACTCACACACATTGTGTCAGTACTACAGTTATTTCCTGCCAATGGAGCAGAAAAGGGTTCAAACAACTAATCGATATTGATCATGAATTTCATTCGATTGCGGTGATCACTGCAACATCAGACTGTGATTTCAGTTTATGGATGTCACTCTGATGTCACTGTGTTTACGGATGATATTATATTAAACGTCCGTAATGCTGAATATTATGGATAATAATTATTAGGCTCCTGATAATGAGGGTCTG
This DNA window, taken from Xyrauchen texanus isolate HMW12.3.18 chromosome 5, RBS_HiC_50CHRs, whole genome shotgun sequence, encodes the following:
- the tmem39a gene encoding transmembrane protein 39A isoform X1 — protein: MPGGRRGPSRQQLSRSALPSLQTLVGGGLSNGTGLRCRTSSSVGVSAPPLTALITPEPVRHCRIPDLPLDSKLLFESLLFLYLLVALFVQYINIYRTLWWSSYNQSTASTSLNFHLMDVHLVIFITVMLARRLVWTIISEASQSSPVSLVQYVLLIVVRLSLLTLCGWVLCWTLLNLFNEYSVLNLLFLGYPFGVYVPLCCFHHEGRVPPPPSDCGFSEQDASDGALIRPKDFLTLLRENLREQFTSPAHIPTHSCPPSPELIRSEIEDLKSDFNRRIKEVLFNSLFSAYYVAFLPLCFVKSTQYYDMRWSCEHLIMVWINAFVMLMSQLLPPTYCDLLHRSAAHLGRWQRLEHGSYSNALQHIWSDSTIWPQGVLVRHSRCLYKAVGPYNVALPSDVSHARFYFLFHKPLRMLNLLIGIESSVVVYQLYSLLRSERWNHTLSLGLILFCNYYVLFKLLRDRIVLGKAYSYPLSGAAGLGLKSQ
- the tmem39a gene encoding transmembrane protein 39A isoform X2; translation: MPGGRRGPSRQQLSRSALPSLQTLVGGGLSNGTGLRTSSSVGVSAPPLTALITPEPVRHCRIPDLPLDSKLLFESLLFLYLLVALFVQYINIYRTLWWSSYNQSTASTSLNFHLMDVHLVIFITVMLARRLVWTIISEASQSSPVSLVQYVLLIVVRLSLLTLCGWVLCWTLLNLFNEYSVLNLLFLGYPFGVYVPLCCFHHEGRVPPPPSDCGFSEQDASDGALIRPKDFLTLLRENLREQFTSPAHIPTHSCPPSPELIRSEIEDLKSDFNRRIKEVLFNSLFSAYYVAFLPLCFVKSTQYYDMRWSCEHLIMVWINAFVMLMSQLLPPTYCDLLHRSAAHLGRWQRLEHGSYSNALQHIWSDSTIWPQGVLVRHSRCLYKAVGPYNVALPSDVSHARFYFLFHKPLRMLNLLIGIESSVVVYQLYSLLRSERWNHTLSLGLILFCNYYVLFKLLRDRIVLGKAYSYPLSGAAGLGLKSQ